A segment of the Panacibacter ginsenosidivorans genome:
ATTTAGTACCAACGTATCTAAACCCATTATGAAAATTATCTAACTAAACAACCTTAATTTTATGGAGCACCATTTACCCAATCCGCCTGCATACCTAAATAAGGTACACACTTTGAATCAGGCAATATTTTATTGTTACAATGCATCTTCCCAAAGGGTTCCTGTAGGAATGATTTATGATTTCACATTTAAAGATGATAAGACATTGTCGTTCTCAACAAACTATTTTCCTGTAACTGAAATGAACTGGAATTCATTTGCCGCTGAATTACATTTCTACAAAAAGAATGTGCCGGGAAGTTTTGTTTTGCATGGAATAGCTTTTATAGATAATAATCTATCAGGCGCGGTATCGTTCTATATTAACAAAGCAGTATATGCAGATGAGCCTGCCCCTGTTTTAGAAAAAAGTTTATTCTCGGCACTGTTTAAACCGTACTTAACTTTTTATCGCAAGAGTTCTGAGCTGTTGCTGCATCCTTTCAAAAGGAAAACAACAACAGGTGTTTTTCAATAATGTCTGCAACAACTGATCGTTTACCAAAGAGCCTGGGGTTATCGTTTTTCAAATAACCACCAGGCTTTTTTTCTGGGCTTTATCTTATAGTTTGCTTCTATGTATTTTGAAATGTGCTGCATGGCATCATCTATATTATCTGTAAACAATACCAGTTTCATATCTTCAGGGGAAATGGTACCCTGATCGCTCATAAAATTTATCTGATCAATCAATGTTTTATAGAAAGCTGTTCCATAAACCACAATCGGAAATTGTGTAATTGTTTTTGTTTGCACCAGCGTTAATATTTCATAGAACTCATCCATTGTTCCAAAACCACCGGGCATAATTATAAATGCATAAGAATATTTTGCCAGCAAAACTTTACGCACAAAAAAGTGATCAAATGTTACAGAGCCTGTTAAATAGGGATTCTCTTTTTGTTCATGAGGCAAAACAATATTGCAGCCTATGGATGCACCGCCACTTTCAAATGCACCGCGATTTGCTGCTTCCATTATACCAGGCCCCCCACCCGTCATAGTTGTAAAACCAAGACCAGCTATGCGTTTGCCAAACTCTCTAGCTGCATGGTAGTAAGCATCTTCTTCTTTAAAACGTGCAGAACCAAAAACAGTAATACATGGTCCTACAAAGTGCAATGTTCGAAAGCCTTTTATAAATTGTTTAAAAACCTGGAAAGCAAATTTCAATTCGTAGGTTCTGCTTTTGGGTCCATCCAGGTACACCTGTTCATGCGCCGGAATAATTCTTTGAGCCATAGTTTATAAATAAAGAATAAATATCAATAAAAGCTTTGTTATACAAATACAATTTTTTGTGACCGGCGATAATGCTTATGGCATCAACTGTTGTGTCACTCACTTGTGCGTTCGCAATAAAAAGTGAACAAGTTTACCAATTCACTGGTTGAAAATTTTAGCAGTTATTTAAATACAAAGAACTCTAAATGCAGAAACTTTTCA
Coding sequences within it:
- a CDS encoding LOG family protein; this encodes MAQRIIPAHEQVYLDGPKSRTYELKFAFQVFKQFIKGFRTLHFVGPCITVFGSARFKEEDAYYHAAREFGKRIAGLGFTTMTGGGPGIMEAANRGAFESGGASIGCNIVLPHEQKENPYLTGSVTFDHFFVRKVLLAKYSYAFIIMPGGFGTMDEFYEILTLVQTKTITQFPIVVYGTAFYKTLIDQINFMSDQGTISPEDMKLVLFTDNIDDAMQHISKYIEANYKIKPRKKAWWLFEKR